Proteins encoded in a region of the Saccharothrix ecbatanensis genome:
- a CDS encoding TetR/AcrR family transcriptional regulator: MSGRMPLRERKQQRAREQIVEAAFALFAERGFADVTVADIAERAEVGRTTFFRYFGDKQEVAFFNEQAIVEELTERHRALPPVHDLAGAMAQLREVSVGLCAALTADQEHFVAHERLLRENPELRDRSARKFARLCAIFRDALVERGTPVEVAVLAPQLAVACYQAGNELAAGDPLLLPGAVDAAFAQMSELGAPDTP, translated from the coding sequence ATGTCGGGACGGATGCCGCTGCGTGAGCGCAAGCAACAGCGCGCGCGGGAACAGATCGTGGAGGCGGCGTTCGCGCTGTTCGCCGAACGCGGGTTCGCGGACGTCACGGTCGCCGACATCGCCGAACGGGCGGAGGTCGGGCGGACCACGTTCTTCCGCTACTTCGGCGACAAGCAGGAGGTCGCCTTCTTCAACGAGCAGGCGATCGTCGAGGAGCTGACCGAGCGGCACCGGGCACTGCCGCCGGTGCACGACCTCGCCGGTGCGATGGCGCAGCTCCGCGAGGTTTCGGTGGGTCTGTGCGCGGCGTTGACCGCGGACCAGGAGCACTTCGTCGCGCACGAACGACTGCTGCGGGAGAACCCCGAGCTGCGTGACCGTTCCGCGCGGAAGTTCGCCAGGCTGTGCGCGATCTTCCGGGACGCCCTGGTCGAACGCGGCACGCCCGTCGAGGTGGCCGTGCTCGCGCCGCAGCTCGCGGTCGCCTGCTACCAGGCCGGCAACGAACTCGCGGCCGGCGACCCTTTGTTGCTCCCCGGCGCGGTGGACGCCGCGTTCGCACAGATGAGCGAATTGGGCGCCCCCGACACCCCCTGA
- the hisG gene encoding ATP phosphoribosyltransferase, translating to MAPLRFALPNKGSLSAPAAQMLAEAGYRVNRSGRELIVADPANDVQFFFLRPRDIAVYVGEGSLDVGITGRDLLLDSTVSAKEILPLGFGRASFYFASKPGGIEDAAGLEGRRIATSYPNLVEHHLADLGVKARLVRLDGAVETAVELGVADAIADVVETGITLKTSGLETFGSPILKSEAVLIQGDTVADNGDSVRAVEILHRRLQGVLIARRYVILDFDCPTEAQEEAFKLVPGIESPTVSPLAREGWVAVRSLVPRDDAPFIMDELWRVGARAILVSSLDTCRI from the coding sequence ATGGCTCCTCTTCGCTTCGCCCTGCCCAACAAGGGCTCGTTGAGTGCTCCCGCGGCCCAAATGCTGGCCGAAGCGGGTTATCGGGTGAACAGGTCAGGCCGTGAGCTGATCGTGGCCGACCCGGCAAATGATGTGCAATTCTTTTTCCTGCGTCCCCGCGACATCGCGGTGTACGTGGGCGAGGGGTCGTTGGACGTCGGCATCACCGGTCGTGATCTGCTGCTCGATTCCACCGTGTCCGCGAAGGAAATCCTGCCGCTCGGCTTCGGCCGGGCGTCGTTCTACTTCGCGTCGAAGCCCGGCGGCATCGAGGACGCCGCGGGCCTCGAGGGCAGGCGGATCGCGACCAGCTACCCGAACCTGGTCGAGCACCACCTGGCCGACCTCGGCGTCAAGGCGCGCCTCGTCCGGCTGGACGGCGCGGTGGAGACGGCCGTCGAACTCGGCGTGGCCGACGCGATCGCCGACGTGGTGGAAACCGGCATCACGCTGAAGACCTCGGGGCTGGAGACGTTCGGCTCGCCGATCCTCAAGTCCGAGGCCGTGCTGATCCAGGGCGACACCGTGGCCGACAACGGGGACTCCGTGCGCGCGGTCGAGATCCTGCACCGCCGGCTCCAGGGCGTGCTGATCGCCCGCCGTTACGTCATCCTCGACTTCGACTGCCCCACGGAGGCGCAGGAGGAGGCGTTCAAGCTGGTGCCCGGCATCGAGTCGCCCACCGTCTCGCCGCTGGCCCGCGAAGGCTGGGTGGCCGTCCGCTCCCTCGTGCCGCGCGACGACGCCCCGTTCATCATGGACGAGCTGTGGCGCGTGGGCGCCCGCGCGATCCTCGTCAGCTCCCTCGACACCTGCCGCATCTAA
- a CDS encoding NADPH-dependent FMN reductase, whose protein sequence is MEPLRIAVIIGSTREGRVGDGIGRWVADVATGRADVEPVVVDLADYDFPPCYPARPTPEIRRFTGQVADADGFVVVTPEYNRSFPASLKQAIDYAYDEWQAKPVGFVSYGYRSEGFHAVEQLRTVFTELHVMTMRTGVGVNLFADEPIDTEHRRCAAEAMFDQLTWWASALKEARTRRPYVS, encoded by the coding sequence GTGGAGCCGCTGCGCATCGCCGTGATCATCGGCAGCACCCGCGAGGGACGGGTCGGTGACGGCATCGGCCGGTGGGTCGCCGACGTCGCGACCGGGCGGGCCGACGTCGAACCGGTCGTGGTCGACCTGGCCGACTACGACTTCCCGCCGTGCTACCCGGCACGGCCGACGCCGGAGATCCGGCGGTTCACCGGGCAGGTGGCGGACGCGGACGGGTTCGTCGTCGTCACGCCCGAGTACAACCGCAGCTTTCCCGCCTCGCTGAAGCAGGCCATCGACTACGCGTACGACGAGTGGCAGGCCAAACCCGTCGGGTTCGTCTCCTACGGCTACCGCTCCGAGGGCTTCCACGCCGTGGAACAGCTCCGAACAGTTTTCACCGAGTTGCACGTCATGACTATGCGCACCGGCGTCGGCGTGAACCTCTTCGCCGACGAACCGATCGACACCGAACACCGCCGGTGCGCCGCGGAAGCGATGTTCGACCAGCTCACCTGGTGGGCGTCGGCCCTGAAAGAAGCCCGCACCCGACGCCCCTACGTCTCCTGA
- a CDS encoding SDR family NAD(P)-dependent oxidoreductase, with protein sequence MGTTLMTGASRGLGRHAAEHLLRHHPDRHLLVFNRKPGLAAELAEQTGNRNVSEVVCDLASFADIRRAVSEVDGPLDGFLGNAGLQTTTTRKLTADGHEMTFGVNVLAYHLLLNLLMPRFTNPARIVVVASDVHDSAHKSMGLIPPPRWDDPRELAKPGEDTGKAGRRAYATSKLGVIYLVHALQRRLPEGIDVYSYNPGLVPGTGLARDAGRVGQAVFQAVATALASTRIATKPAEAGRLLAEAMAGPRPGDSGAYISRGEVIPSSSESYDERREEELWAAADELCGISEGGIPRGGSSQGGIPRAGIAPGGSPVDRTAGK encoded by the coding sequence ATGGGTACCACGCTGATGACCGGGGCGAGCCGAGGGCTCGGCCGTCACGCCGCCGAGCACCTGCTGCGCCACCACCCGGACCGGCACCTGCTCGTGTTCAACCGCAAGCCCGGCCTGGCCGCCGAACTGGCGGAGCAGACCGGCAACCGCAACGTGTCCGAGGTGGTGTGCGACCTGGCGTCGTTCGCCGACATCCGCCGTGCGGTGTCCGAAGTGGACGGTCCGCTGGACGGGTTCCTGGGCAACGCGGGCCTCCAGACGACGACCACGCGCAAGCTCACCGCGGACGGCCACGAGATGACGTTCGGCGTGAACGTGCTGGCCTACCACCTGCTGCTGAACCTGCTGATGCCCCGCTTCACGAACCCGGCGCGGATCGTCGTCGTCGCGAGCGACGTGCACGACAGCGCGCACAAGAGCATGGGCCTGATCCCGCCGCCGCGCTGGGACGATCCGCGCGAGCTGGCCAAGCCGGGGGAGGACACCGGCAAAGCGGGCAGGCGCGCGTACGCCACCAGCAAGCTCGGCGTGATCTACCTCGTGCACGCGCTCCAGCGCCGGCTGCCCGAGGGGATCGACGTCTACTCCTACAACCCCGGCCTGGTGCCGGGGACGGGGTTGGCGCGCGATGCCGGCCGGGTCGGCCAAGCCGTGTTCCAGGCGGTTGCGACCGCGTTGGCGTCGACGCGGATCGCCACCAAGCCCGCTGAAGCCGGTCGGCTCCTGGCGGAGGCGATGGCGGGGCCCCGCCCCGGTGACAGTGGCGCCTACATCAGCCGGGGCGAGGTGATCCCTTCATCGTCCGAGTCCTACGACGAGCGACGTGAGGAAGAGCTGTGGGCCGCCGCCGACGAACTGTGCGGAATTTCCGAGGGCGGAATCCCTCGGGGCGGAAGCTCTCAGGGCGGGATTCCCAGGGCCGGCATCGCGCCGGGAGGAAGCCCGGTCGACCGGACTGCGGGCAAGTAG
- a CDS encoding ATP-binding cassette domain-containing protein produces MNAIETSGLVKVFGDTRAVDGVDLTVPAGTVYGLLGPNGAGKTTTVRMLATLLRPDDGEARVFGHDVRADPDAVRQLVSLTGQYASVDEDLTGTENLVLLGRLLGHTRVHARKRAAQLLEAFGLTDAAGKQVKHYSGGMRRRLDIAASILNTPKLLFLDEPTTGLDPRSRNQVWDIIRAVVAHGTTVLLTTQYLDEADQLASRIAVIDHGKVIAEGTKGELKASVGVGAVHLRLRDADQRPRAQEVLTAALDADVQLDSDPVALTARLTGRATEQAAEALAQLAREGITVDTFSLGQPSLDEVFLALTDKTGNTGNPDKKKEAAA; encoded by the coding sequence ATGAACGCCATCGAAACGTCGGGCCTGGTCAAGGTCTTCGGCGACACCCGCGCGGTGGACGGCGTCGACCTGACCGTGCCCGCCGGGACGGTGTACGGCCTGCTCGGCCCGAACGGCGCGGGCAAGACCACGACGGTACGCATGCTCGCCACCCTGCTACGACCCGACGACGGGGAGGCGCGGGTGTTCGGTCACGACGTGCGCGCCGACCCGGACGCGGTCCGGCAGCTCGTCAGCCTCACCGGGCAGTACGCCTCGGTGGACGAGGACCTCACCGGCACCGAGAACCTGGTCCTGCTGGGCAGGCTGCTCGGCCACACCCGCGTCCACGCCCGCAAGCGGGCCGCCCAGCTGCTGGAGGCGTTCGGGCTGACCGACGCGGCGGGCAAGCAGGTCAAGCACTACTCCGGCGGTATGCGCCGCCGGCTGGACATCGCGGCCAGCATCCTCAACACGCCGAAGCTGCTGTTCCTGGACGAGCCGACCACCGGCCTGGACCCGCGCAGCCGCAACCAGGTGTGGGACATCATCCGCGCGGTCGTCGCGCACGGCACCACCGTGCTGCTGACCACGCAGTACCTGGACGAGGCCGACCAGCTGGCGTCCCGGATCGCGGTGATCGACCACGGCAAGGTCATCGCCGAGGGCACCAAGGGCGAGCTGAAGGCGTCGGTCGGCGTGGGCGCGGTGCACCTGCGGCTGCGTGACGCGGACCAGCGGCCACGGGCGCAGGAGGTGTTGACCGCCGCGCTGGACGCGGACGTTCAGCTCGACTCGGACCCGGTGGCGCTCACCGCGCGGCTGACCGGCCGGGCCACCGAGCAGGCCGCCGAGGCGTTGGCCCAACTCGCCCGCGAGGGCATCACCGTCGACACGTTCTCGCTCGGGCAGCCCAGCCTGGACGAGGTGTTCCTCGCCCTCACCGACAAGACCGGCAACACCGGGAACCCGGACAAGAAGAAGGAGGCGGCGGCGTGA
- a CDS encoding ATP-binding protein, with product MRLIGRDHPAGVLRVEIDRATRSHGGLVLVAGEAGIGKTTLVTGAAEEARRHGALVLGGSCWDSDSAPGYWPWVQVIRALRRAASPDEWASVDRGPLAVLLGEAPAEHKPEGFPLYDAVTTALVAMSHHRPVVVVLEDLHWADPASLRLLEFAAQHTWFERVLLVGTYRDAEVDAEDHPLRPVMAPLLSRATTVALTGLAPVEVGELISRTAGREPDPDLVAEVHLRTGGNPFFVEQTARLWHGSGSVTAVAPGVRDALHRRLSLLPVQVGELLTTASVLGREFHRKVLAAVASLPVPAVDRLLAQAVQARLVLGLGGGRFSFAHDLVRETLYDSLPDAAERHADVVRALEGDLEGEVFPAELARHAHLAGDLVPADRAVDVLVVAARDASSRMSVEEAAGHYRRALARADTPRRRIAVALELGHDLFHCAEPAEARRVFDEAALIARELDDPEPYARVALTIFRLTDLEDGGAGLLREAHTRLIGPPPDVPPDELARMISLHATEMARGAGDYDALATGLWAAHDTTPGIGNAARRLALTEELISVSRRSGDHNVEHYATSFRWVALVELGDPRYADQLHAFVALSERLGLTRFSFSSAIDQCIVFTMRGRYAEAEAMLAKATELGASSHPGFRMMYLHLRWALLLPQGRFAELDDLAAEIAASTHPCPGLPAGIAALERGDVEAARALLDRPAPDDRHQQMFEPLWLRFQARFALAAGDRELAARVREQLAPHRGKWLVSLYGCDISGPVDLWLGVVDMVLGRCDDAVEELRAAQRSAERMQARPWAALARRHLAEASGRSSTPEPVAAAAQEFRRDGDVWTLTYGGATVRMPDSKGLRDLHVLLSSPGEPVSAVSLLAPEAVASARLGGDPVLDDEAKARYRRRLDQLDDEIDRAFDDDRAAVLDRERQALLEELRAAAGLAGRTRRLGDEAERARKTVTARIRDTLRKLDERHPGLAAHLRETVSTGAACLYSGHEHFKL from the coding sequence ATGCGACTCATCGGACGGGACCATCCAGCCGGGGTGCTGCGCGTCGAGATCGACCGCGCCACCCGGAGCCACGGTGGGCTGGTCCTGGTCGCGGGCGAGGCCGGGATCGGCAAGACCACGCTGGTCACGGGCGCGGCCGAGGAAGCCAGGCGGCACGGTGCGCTGGTGCTCGGCGGGTCGTGCTGGGATTCCGACAGCGCGCCCGGCTACTGGCCGTGGGTGCAGGTGATCCGCGCGTTGCGCCGGGCCGCCTCGCCCGACGAGTGGGCGTCGGTCGACCGGGGTCCGCTGGCGGTGCTGCTCGGCGAGGCGCCCGCGGAGCACAAGCCGGAGGGCTTCCCGCTGTACGACGCGGTGACAACGGCGCTGGTGGCGATGTCGCACCACCGGCCGGTGGTGGTCGTGCTGGAGGACCTGCACTGGGCCGATCCGGCGTCGTTGCGGCTGCTGGAGTTCGCCGCGCAGCACACCTGGTTCGAACGGGTGCTGCTGGTCGGCACGTACCGCGACGCCGAGGTCGACGCCGAGGACCACCCGCTGCGGCCGGTGATGGCGCCCCTGCTGAGCCGGGCCACCACGGTCGCGTTGACGGGTCTCGCGCCGGTCGAGGTGGGCGAGTTGATCTCGCGCACGGCGGGCCGCGAGCCCGATCCGGACCTGGTCGCCGAGGTGCACCTGCGCACCGGCGGCAACCCGTTCTTCGTGGAGCAGACCGCGCGGCTGTGGCACGGCAGCGGCTCGGTGACGGCGGTCGCGCCGGGCGTGCGGGACGCGTTGCACAGGCGGTTGTCGCTGCTGCCCGTGCAGGTGGGCGAGCTGTTGACCACGGCCTCCGTGCTCGGGCGCGAGTTCCACCGGAAGGTGCTGGCCGCGGTCGCGTCGCTGCCGGTGCCCGCGGTGGACCGACTGCTCGCCCAGGCCGTGCAGGCGCGACTGGTGCTGGGGCTCGGTGGCGGCCGGTTCTCCTTCGCGCACGACCTGGTGCGCGAGACGCTGTACGACTCGCTGCCCGACGCGGCCGAACGGCACGCGGACGTGGTTCGCGCGTTGGAAGGCGACCTGGAGGGCGAGGTGTTCCCCGCCGAGCTGGCCCGGCACGCGCACCTGGCGGGCGACCTGGTGCCCGCCGACCGCGCGGTGGACGTCCTGGTCGTGGCGGCGCGTGACGCGAGCAGCCGGATGTCGGTCGAGGAGGCCGCCGGGCACTACCGGCGTGCGCTGGCCCGTGCGGACACCCCGCGGCGGCGGATCGCGGTCGCGTTGGAGCTGGGCCACGACCTGTTCCACTGCGCCGAACCCGCCGAGGCACGCCGCGTCTTCGACGAGGCCGCCCTCATCGCCCGTGAGCTGGACGACCCCGAGCCGTACGCCAGGGTGGCGTTGACGATCTTCCGGTTGACCGACCTGGAGGACGGGGGCGCGGGGCTGCTCCGGGAGGCGCACACCCGGCTGATCGGGCCGCCGCCGGACGTGCCGCCGGACGAGTTGGCCCGCATGATCAGCCTGCACGCCACCGAGATGGCGCGGGGCGCCGGCGACTACGACGCGTTGGCCACGGGGCTGTGGGCGGCGCACGACACCACGCCCGGCATCGGCAACGCCGCTCGACGGCTGGCGTTGACCGAGGAGCTGATCTCCGTGTCGCGCCGCAGCGGCGACCACAACGTGGAGCACTACGCCACGTCGTTCCGCTGGGTTGCGCTGGTCGAGCTCGGCGACCCGCGCTACGCCGACCAGTTGCACGCGTTCGTGGCGCTGTCCGAACGCCTCGGCCTGACCAGGTTCAGCTTCTCGTCGGCCATCGACCAGTGCATCGTCTTCACCATGCGGGGCCGGTACGCCGAGGCCGAGGCGATGCTGGCCAAGGCGACCGAGCTGGGCGCGAGCAGCCACCCCGGGTTCCGGATGATGTACCTGCACCTGCGGTGGGCGCTGCTGCTGCCGCAGGGCCGGTTCGCCGAGCTGGACGACCTGGCGGCGGAGATCGCCGCGAGCACCCACCCGTGCCCCGGTCTGCCGGCCGGGATCGCGGCGCTGGAACGCGGTGACGTCGAGGCGGCGCGCGCCCTCCTCGACCGGCCTGCGCCGGACGACCGGCACCAGCAGATGTTCGAGCCGCTGTGGCTGCGTTTCCAGGCCCGGTTCGCGCTCGCGGCAGGTGACCGGGAGTTGGCGGCGCGGGTGCGCGAGCAGTTGGCGCCGCACCGGGGCAAGTGGCTGGTGTCGTTGTACGGGTGCGACATCAGCGGCCCGGTCGACCTGTGGCTGGGCGTGGTGGACATGGTGCTGGGGCGGTGCGACGACGCGGTGGAGGAGTTGCGCGCGGCGCAGCGGTCGGCCGAGCGGATGCAGGCCCGGCCGTGGGCGGCGCTGGCCCGGCGTCACCTGGCCGAGGCGTCGGGGCGGTCCTCGACGCCCGAGCCGGTCGCCGCGGCAGCACAGGAGTTCCGCCGCGACGGTGACGTGTGGACGTTGACCTACGGCGGTGCCACGGTGCGGATGCCCGACTCGAAGGGCTTGCGGGACCTGCACGTGCTGCTGAGCAGTCCGGGTGAACCGGTGTCGGCGGTGTCACTGCTCGCACCGGAGGCAGTGGCGTCGGCCCGTCTCGGCGGCGACCCGGTCCTGGACGACGAGGCGAAGGCCCGTTACCGGCGGCGCTTGGACCAGTTGGACGACGAGATCGACCGGGCGTTCGACGACGACCGAGCCGCCGTCCTGGACCGCGAACGCCAAGCCCTGCTGGAGGAACTGCGCGCCGCCGCCGGCCTGGCGGGCCGCACCCGCCGCCTGGGCGACGAAGCGGAAAGGGCCCGAAAAACCGTCACCGCCCGCATCCGCGACACGCTCCGGAAACTGGACGAACGCCACCCCGGTCTCGCGGCCCACTTGCGGGAGACCGTGTCGACCGGGGCGGCGTGCCTCTACTCAGGACACGAGCACTTCAAGCTCTAG
- a CDS encoding ABC transporter permease, protein MTVTKEAELLPAPKTEDLAAVLLETVQPKRPSALSASLTFGWRAVLKIKHVPEQLFDVTAFPIMMILMFTYLFGGALAGSPGEYIQYLLPGITVTSVVMITMYTGVAVNTDIEKGVFDRFRTLPIWRPAPMVGYILGDLLRYVLASFTIMVVGLILGFRPDGGFVGVVLGVGLLVVFSFAFSWVWTMFGLLLRSEKSVMGTSMLVLFPLTFLSNVYVDPATMPGWLQSFVNVNPISKLVAAVRSLMAGGFDGDAMLWTLGYSVMFTVVFGYWTMRLYNRK, encoded by the coding sequence GTGACCGTCACCAAGGAAGCCGAACTCCTGCCCGCGCCGAAGACGGAGGACCTGGCGGCGGTGCTGTTGGAGACCGTGCAGCCGAAGCGGCCGTCCGCGCTGTCCGCGTCGCTCACCTTCGGCTGGCGCGCGGTGCTGAAGATCAAGCACGTGCCGGAGCAGCTGTTCGACGTCACCGCGTTCCCGATCATGATGATCCTGATGTTCACCTACCTGTTCGGCGGCGCGCTCGCCGGGTCGCCGGGGGAGTACATCCAGTACCTGCTGCCCGGCATCACGGTGACCAGCGTCGTGATGATCACCATGTACACGGGCGTCGCGGTGAACACCGACATCGAGAAGGGCGTGTTCGACCGGTTCCGCACGCTGCCGATCTGGCGGCCCGCGCCGATGGTCGGCTACATCCTCGGTGACCTGCTGCGGTACGTGCTGGCGTCGTTCACCATCATGGTCGTCGGCCTGATCCTCGGGTTCCGGCCGGACGGCGGTTTCGTCGGGGTCGTGCTCGGCGTGGGTCTGCTGGTGGTGTTCTCGTTCGCGTTCTCGTGGGTCTGGACGATGTTCGGGCTGCTGCTGCGCAGCGAGAAGTCGGTGATGGGCACGAGCATGCTGGTGCTGTTCCCGCTGACGTTCCTGTCCAACGTCTACGTCGACCCCGCCACGATGCCCGGTTGGCTCCAGTCGTTCGTCAACGTCAACCCGATCAGCAAGCTGGTGGCGGCCGTGCGGTCGCTGATGGCCGGTGGCTTCGACGGTGACGCGATGCTGTGGACGCTGGGTTACAGCGTGATGTTCACCGTCGTGTTCGGCTACTGGACCATGCGCCTGTACAACCGGAAGTGA